The Desulfuromonas sp. sequence CCGGGGGACCAGCTCGGCAAAGAGCCCGTCGAGAAAGGCGGGGAGCAGGTGGGGCGTGCTGAGGCAGGCCAGCACCTCCCCTTCCCCGCTCAGCAGTTCGGGGAGGCGGCGGACCAGCTTGGGCCAGTGGCTCTCGGCGGTAAAGCTTTTTCCCTGGGTCGCCGGGGGGTCGCAGACCACCAGGTCGAAGGGACCCAGCCGGCGCAGCCGACCGAAGCTGCGGAACAGCTCCAGGGACAGGAAGCTCGCCCGGCGCGGATCGAGGCCGTTGATGCGGTGGTTGAGGCGGCCCAGCTCCAGCGCCCCCCGGTTCATGTCCAGGTTGACCACCTGCTGCGCCCCGCCGGCCAGGGCCGCCACCGAGAAGCTGCAGCTGTAGGCGAATAGGTTGAGCACCCGTTTTCCCTCCGCCCTCTCCCGCACCAGTCGGCGCCCCGCCGCCATGTCCGGGAAGAAGCCTATGTTCTGCGCCTCCCCGAGGCGCAGCCGGTAGCGCAGGCCCTCCTCCAGGGCCTCCACCGTCTCCGGCAGCGTCCCCCACAACAGCCGGCTCGGCGCCCCCGCCCGGCAGCGCTCCTGAAGCAGGACCGCCTCCGTCTCCGGAAGCTCCGCCAGCAGCAGCTCGGTCAGCTCGTCCAGCCATTTTTGGGAACGTTCGCGATACAGGACCACCAGGACCACCGGCGCGAAGGAGTCGATGGTCAGGTCGGCGTAACCCTCGAAGGTCTGCCCCCGGCCGTGAAAGAGGCGGCGGGCCTCGCCGGAGCGGGGCAGGTGTCTGCGGATTTCGTTTTGGATGGTCTGCATGGGGGAATGATTGGAAAAAGAAAGGGATTAAGTCCCCTTATCGGTTTTCGGTGCCCGGCTCGCCTGCGGGTTCTGCGGTTTCGGGACCGGCTTCGGCGGAGGCCTGAACCCTGCCGACCTGGCCGTCTTCGAGGCGGACCTTGATTCCCCGGGAGTGGTAGGGGGCCTTGGTGAGGAGGTCTCTGACGATCCCCTCGGTCCGCCGGCCGG is a genomic window containing:
- a CDS encoding class I SAM-dependent methyltransferase produces the protein MQTIQNEIRRHLPRSGEARRLFHGRGQTFEGYADLTIDSFAPVVLVVLYRERSQKWLDELTELLLAELPETEAVLLQERCRAGAPSRLLWGTLPETVEALEEGLRYRLRLGEAQNIGFFPDMAAGRRLVRERAEGKRVLNLFAYSCSFSVAALAGGAQQVVNLDMNRGALELGRLNHRINGLDPRRASFLSLELFRSFGRLRRLGPFDLVVCDPPATQGKSFTAESHWPKLVRRLPELLSGEGEVLACLSTPHLLPAFLDGLFAELVPRARLLGSHDAGPGFPEARPGQGLAIQHYRLGKPA
- a CDS encoding YwbE family protein; amino-acid sequence: MDGRHRKEIQPGMAVAIVLKKDQRTGRRTEGIVRDLLTKAPYHSRGIKVRLEDGQVGRVQASAEAGPETAEPAGEPGTENR